A single Leptospira barantonii DNA region contains:
- the rplC gene encoding 50S ribosomal protein L3 produces MAKGLIGKKVGMSQIFDEQGNIIPVTVLEVGPCAVSQVKSVESDGYEAIQLAFQDIKEIQISKAEKNHLAKASLGPKKVLREFRSFGDSPAAGSVLKIQDVFAVSDVVKVTGVSKGRGYQGVVKRHGHAGGPGGHGSRFHRHPGSMGANSTPSRVFKGVKLPGRTGSQQTTVRNLKVVRINEEKNLVFVSGAVPGTTNTVITIEKI; encoded by the coding sequence ATGGCAAAGGGATTAATCGGCAAAAAAGTTGGAATGTCTCAGATATTTGACGAACAAGGGAATATCATTCCCGTAACTGTATTGGAAGTCGGACCCTGCGCCGTTTCCCAAGTCAAGTCTGTGGAAAGTGACGGATACGAAGCGATCCAATTAGCATTCCAAGACATTAAAGAAATTCAAATCTCAAAAGCGGAAAAGAACCACCTCGCAAAAGCGAGCCTTGGTCCTAAGAAAGTTTTGAGAGAATTCCGTAGTTTCGGAGATTCCCCTGCGGCAGGGTCGGTTCTGAAAATTCAGGATGTCTTCGCTGTTTCCGACGTGGTTAAAGTCACGGGAGTCAGCAAAGGAAGAGGATACCAAGGGGTTGTAAAACGCCATGGACACGCTGGGGGACCAGGTGGACACGGTTCTCGTTTTCACAGACATCCAGGTTCCATGGGAGCGAACTCAACTCCTTCTCGGGTTTTTAAAGGCGTTAAGCTTCCCGGAAGAACAGGTTCCCAACAAACTACAGTCCGGAATCTGAAAGTAGTCCGGATCAACGAAGAAAAGAATCTTGTGTTCGTAAGCGGGGCTGTTCCCGGCACTACAAACACAGTTATTACGATCGAGAAGATCTAA
- the rpsJ gene encoding 30S ribosomal protein S10 has translation MAGQKIRVKLKAFDHRLIDQSTYEIVATAKRTGATVSGPIPLPTKKEIYTVLRSPHVNKKSREQFELKTHKRLIDILDTNEDTVEALMKLQLPAGVSVDIKS, from the coding sequence ATGGCCGGACAAAAAATTAGAGTAAAACTGAAAGCGTTCGACCATAGGTTGATTGATCAATCGACCTATGAGATCGTAGCAACTGCGAAAAGGACTGGAGCAACTGTCTCCGGTCCGATTCCTCTTCCTACTAAGAAAGAGATCTATACGGTTCTGCGTTCTCCGCACGTTAACAAAAAATCCAGAGAGCAGTTTGAATTAAAAACACACAAACGACTCATCGATATTCTGGATACCAATGAAGACACTGTAGAAGCTTTGATGAAACTTCAGCTTCCTGCAGGGGTATCCGTAGATATCAAATCCTGA